The Pectobacterium wasabiae CFBP 3304 DNA segment TTCGCCGACAACGTAAATCACCGCACCCTGTGTCACCGGCCTGCCTGCCCACGGTTTGCCGGTGGCGATGTGGCATCCCCACGATACCGCCAGAAACGACTTATACGAGCCGCTGGCACCGTAAGCACTGGCGACGGAGGAACTCGGCAGATAGCCTTTAATCAGGTAGTCCTGCCGCGTATCAAAACCGTCAGAGCCTTTGCGCAGGGGTAATGCGGTGTTGAAGGCCGGTGTAGCAGAATCGGTGCGGACTAACGGGGTATACATCGTGTCAGGCTGATAGCGTTGTTTATTGAAGGCAGATTTAGTGGCCTCAAGCCCATATTGCTGACGGTAACCATCCCAGTCACAGAGCGTTGTGGTGGGCGGTAACGACACCCAGCCGTCCACTGCCAACGCGGTTTTTTCAGCCTGCTCCTTACCGATATTGGTTGAACCATCGGCATGCAGGTCATGATCGCCCGCCAGAATGATAGTGGCATTGGGATACCAGCCCCGCAGGGCTTGTGCGACGTTTATCAGGTTATTGGCCGACACTGCCGCAACCACTGCCGCCGTGGTGATCTGGCTGATGGTCAGGCCGGTGGCATACCCTTCGGTGATCACGATGGTGTCCGGCTCTTTCGGGTAATGTACCGCGATGAAGGAGCCTTTCAACTGTGAACCGGGCAACAGGCGTTTTTCTCCATCGTCGTTAATCAACTGTGCACCGATCAGTTCACCGGAAACGCGGTGCAGCTTCAGCAGCAGGCTCCCCTCATCAAACAGTACGCCACCGATGTGCATTTTTTGCTGTGCAGTCAGACGGGCATGAACGATAGAAAATCCTTTGGCTTTCAGGTAAGCGCTTTCGCCGTTCCTCGAATGGATCAGCATCTGCTTGATTTTATCGGTCAGCGGCGGGCGCTCAGCAGCTTTTTCCCTGGCTGGCGCGGTTGAGGCGGGGAGTGTCAGGGCGGCCACCTGTTTTGCGGCGTCTGACAGGTCGCAGTTTTTCACCTGTGCGACGAGATCAAGGCCATCGCCATGACCACACTGATTGCAAAACCACGTTCCCCGTCCTTCTTTGTCGTCAAAGCGGAAGCGATCTTTGCCGCCGCAGGCAGGACAAGCGCCATGTTTACCACCGGAAGGCACCGGAATAGCCAGCGCGGACAGAATGGCACGCCAGCGGTGGCGCGACTGTGCGGTAATGTCTGAAACGAATTTACTCATCGTTAGCCACCTCCGCTTGCAACGCGTCATTCAACTGGTTCAGACGCTCCCACAGGATAAAGATCAGCAGCTCTTTTGCGAGCGCGTTGTCCAGTTCAATGATGGCGTAGGCCAGCGCCCGACAGTGATCGACGAGTTCTTCTAACGTCAGGGGAGTGGGGTCATACATGATGTACCCCCGCAGAAAAAAAGAAAGATTGCGGGTAGAGAAAAGGAAGGATCGTAGCCATAAGGCAGCCTCCAGACTGTAGCTTCTTAGACAGCTACCACCAGAGACGCCAACCTCATGGGTGGTAGCCCGTACGGGGTTGGCGTTACCGGACAGTCTGGCTACCGGCGCTCCTTGCGGAGCCCCCGCACGAGCCACCATTGCAGGTACGGCTCGATGCGTGCCTGAACAGCAATGCGCATGACGCGCATATTCAGGCACCAGACTTTTGTTCGGAACGCCAATTCCGGCTGCGGATTTTGCCGCAGCATCAGCAGTATATCGTAAATTGCCCGCCAGAAAAAAATAACAATGCATCATGGTTTAACCTCCCCGCGCTGGCTGATACGCGCCGCGATCCAGTCATTCACCTCACTTTCCACCCACGCTACCGAGCGAGCGCCGATTTTGACCGTCTGAGGGAATTCCCCCTGCTTCATCAACAGGTAAATCCATGATTTCCTGAGGCCAGTCTTTTTCATCACACCCGATAAGCGAATCAACGTGTTATCCGTCATGTTCAATCCTCCTTCCGGGTGTAAACCCGCTCGACATAGCGCCCCCGACCATCACCGTGGCCGAGATCCATAGAGGTTAATGCTCTAGCTTCACTGCGGGAAAAGCCCTGTGACAGGTAATAACGCATGGCATCCTGCGCCCATGCGTAACGCAGGCTGTGCGGGGAATAGTGGCCGGTCAGCCCTAAGCGGGTGGTCTGCGTGCGCCAGAAATTCATAGCGGTTTTCAGGTCGGGTTTATCGATCAACCTGCCATTACGCGCTTCAGCCACCTTTAGCGCTTCTTTTACTGCCCGTTGAATCGCTTCGCGATCGATAATCCGGGTTTCACGTGGCCTGCCGCCTTTGGTGCCAAATACTACGGTCAGCGTCTGTTGATGGCGTTCAAGTTGCTTTTCCCATGTCTTCAGCGAACTGGCGCACTGCACCGCTTCCTGAGAGCGCAGCCCCAACAATCGGGCAAGCTGAAGTGCGCAGGCCAGCCCTTTATCACGCTGTTGCGCTGCAAGCAGAACGGCCTGATAGCGCTCATCCGGGATAGCGAATTTTGTCCCGGCCCGGCTTGCCCCGCTCAGCCCCAGCGCGTTATTGGTCAGGCGATCAGAAACGGCGAGCTTTTCCCGTCCTCCCTGCTTAAACACCGTGCGCAGCGCCGACATTTCGTTGTGCAGGGTACGAAGGGCAATCCGCTGTGACAGGCGTTCGGTGACATAACTTTCGATATGTCTGGCTTTGAGATACTTAAGGTCACGCACCTGAATATTCAGCGCCAGCAGGTGACGGCACAGCTTGTCCATGATGCGGATACGATCATGAACCGTCTTGTAGCTCCCGCCAGCCTGTTTCGCCAGCGTGGTCATTTCACGACTTAATTTACTCATGCAACTTACCTCTCATAATTCAACTGGATGCTTTTCTCTGGCGCATGGGAAAGGGCAGAAACAATCGCGATTGACCTGCCTTGAACGATACCTGTGCGCCAGAGCGGACAGCAGTTGAGGTCTTGGGAGGTGTCGGCTATGCACTCGGTGCGGCCGCCTGCGGTTGCAGGATTTCCTCTCAGGCCGTTAGGCCTGCCTCGGTATCGGTTCAATCTCCTGTAAAAAAGCGATCAGTCCGGCACAAACGGGTGTGTCAGATTCATGACGCGGCGGTTGAGGTGCATGTCTCAGGGGCTGATAGGGTCTTCGGCTGCGGCGTCACTTTCATCCGTTAACACGGAAAAAGTGACGCCGGTGCAGACGTTGCCGGCAGGCGCGTAGCAGATGCCTGACGGCATAGCAACGCGCAGCCAGCACGTTCACACGCGCAGACACAAATCATTGAGACGAGTAAAATCGAAGTCGCGTGATAACGCGAACTTACGAGGATAAGCGCTGTTTAAGCCGCCTGTGAAGTGAAATCACCACAACGATAAACGTTGCAGCTACGGCCAGTCTCCTACGGTATGGAAGACGCTCTCTGGCTGGGTATAGTAAGCCCACGGCAATGTTGGGCTTGAGTAAAGTAGTCAAAACGAACCTTCATCACCACGCTCGCAACGGCGTTCAAACTACCCGGTGATATCTGCTTTCAAAGGCTGGCAGATTTACCACACGCAACTGAGCGTGTTCTTCCTTGCAGGCTACGAAAGTGTTTGTGGTCGCCCGAAGGCGTCAGTCTCAGACCACGCTCCATTCCTTATGACATTTGGCAATGTGACCACCCGAAGGCGCTTCTCACAGGTCACTCGCATCATCCCGATACTGGAAACATTGGTGGCTGTCATCAACAGCAGGTTTTCATGGTCAAAAATACGACAGAGCTTTACAAGTTTCAAGCACTTTGACTCTGCCAGAAAAAAGAGTAACCTAGCACTAGGTGCTATAGTTAAGGTGACAGGATGTTGACCTGATGCGTGTATTCAAAACCAAATGGTTCACGAAGGCGGTTAAATCCCACGCCATCAAGGATAGTGAGTTATGTGAGGCTATTAGGCGGTGATGCAAGGGAAAGCTGACGATCTCGGCGGCGGCGTTTATAAGAAACGGCTGAACCAGAATCGCGATCGCGCCATCATACTGGCGAAAGGTGGACAGCATTGGTTTTACACGTTCCTGTATGCCAAGCAGGATATGGCGAACATCGATAATCGCGAACTGGCCGGATTTCTCGAGTTGGCGAAGTACTATGCTGCCCTTGCCGATGAAAAGATTACGGCGCTGATTAAGAGTAAAGAACTGGTGGAGATTTGCCATGACCGCAAAAAGTAAATTCAAGAGTCCTGCATTTGAGGCTATCCACAGCGCGGCTTCTGGATTATTCAGCGTCGACGCTGTCCCTCAGGAAACCATGCGCAACTTTGACAAAGCGTGCCTCAACAGCGTGGACGATCTTCAACCTCTTGAGATTAAGGCGCTACGTGAGAAGCTGAACGTCAGCCAGCCAGTTTTCGCAAGCTACCTGAACACCAGTGTTTCGACGGTGCAGAAATGGGAAAGCGGTGTAAAACGCCCCAGCGGGTTATCGTTGAAATTGCTTACCGTGGTGCAGAAACATGGGTTGAAGGTATTGGTTTGATGTTTTTTAATTATCCTGCCATGCTGGCTTTTAAGCCATATACAGCTTTGGTAGTATCATATTGGTGTCAAAAATGAATTATACTGATCTTGCTAACTATAAACAAAGTAGGGAGTTTTATGAGTAGAATAGATTATAGTTCTTGGCCACGATTGTCATTATCTGTATCAAATTTACGACTTGACAAAGAAAATCCAAGAATTCCAAGTTACATTACAATTAGAACAACAAAAGATATACTAAATTATTTATTCCAAAATGAACGAATTGAAAGGCTTGCACATAAAATTGTAGAAAAGGGGTTTATATCACACGATCCTATATATGTAGTTAAAGAGGGTGAAAACTACGTAGTGGTAGAAGGAAACCGCCGAGTGTCTGCGCTGAAATGTTTGATTGATCCAGAATTAGTTCCTTCACCAGCTAAACGACGAAAAATCGAATTATATAAAAATCGCCTAGGCTCCGATTTGATAGAAAAAATAGATGTATTTGTTGCTCCATCAAGAAGAGCCGTTGAAAATGTTCTTTTTGAATTACATGCAGAAGGAAAGCTTCAGTGGAGTAGACAGCAAAAAAATAAATTTATTGCTAGTATTGGTATTGACAGTGGTGAGTCAATTCAGGATATTGCAGAAAGATTTAATGTTAAAGTTATAGAAATACAAGACTCAGTCCAAGAGTACCTTTTAGAGAGATATTTTACAGAGCTAGAGTTACCTACTGATATTGAAGATAAAGCGTTAATGTCAAAATTTAATATTAGTACTATATCTAGGTTGGTGAATTCAAAAATATTTAAAGAAAAAACAGGTTTTAGAATCGAAGAAAATAGATTAAAAACAGATGCTTCTAAATCGTATTTCAACGCATTGCTGAGACAGTTTGTAATTGATATTGTTACAAAGAAAATTGATTCTCGTAAGTTAAATACAAGTAAGCAAATAGATGCTTATATTGAAAGCGAGATGGAGAAGATACCTGTAGGAATACATGATGGAAGTGTGGATTTTACTCCAGATAATAGTAATACGAAGGTCTCATCGGATGATGTTGAGATTAGTAAGCCTCGAAGAAAACCTAAGGAAACCTTAATTCCCAAGGGAGTGAGTTATATTACTGGAAGCGATAAGTTAGATATATTGATTCAAGAAGCACAAGGCATGCTTATTGATACGTATAAAAATGCGGCTGCTTTATTGTTACGTTCAATTGTTGAAATATCAGTAGTAAGAATTTTTGAAATTCATGGGAAAAAAGATCAGTGTCTGAACGGTAATGGAAGAGTTAAAAATCTTTCTGATAACATTAATGCTCTCGTGAAGAGAGATGTATGGTTTACTAATAAGGCTTATCTGGCCGACTTAACAAGATTTATATCTAAAGATAGTGCTAACTGGAATTCTTTAGACTCATTGAATCGTTATGCGCATGGTGAATATACCCTACCAGATAGGGATATGCTAAAATCAGTTTGGTTAATTGCAAAACCATTAGTTACAATTTGTGTTGAACATCAATCTAAGCCAAAGAATATATAAATAGTGGTTTTTATTACGAATAATATTGTATAATACAAAAAGTACATGTTATTTTTAGGTGAGCTATGCCAGTAACTTATTCCCCTCTTCGCTACCCTGGAGGTAAAACAGCCATCTATCCGATGGTTTCAAATATAATCCAGAATAATTCACTAAATAAATGTAAATATGCCGAGCCATATGCTGGTGGTGGTGGGCTTGCGCTAGCTCTTCTTTTTGGTGGGTTTGCTGAAGAGATTCATTTGAATGATCTAGATCGTTCAATTTGGGCTATCTGGCATTCTATTCTTAATGATACAGAAGCGTTTATAGATAGAATAGAAAATACCGAGATAACTATCGATGAATGGTATAAACAAAGAAATATTCAAAATAATAAGAATAGCGCTAATGTACTAGATTTAGGATTCTCATCATTTTTCCTCAATAGGACGAATAGATCTGGAATTATTTTAAAAGCTGGTGTAATTGGCGGGCTAAAACAAGAAGGTGATTACAAACTGAACTGTAGATTTAATAAAGATGATTTAATAAAAAAAATAGTAAAAATAAAAAAACATAAAGATTCTATAAAAATTTATAATGAGGATGCAGTAGATTTTATAAAAAAAATAGATGATCGCAGCGGAAATGATTTTTTCATGTATATAGATCCTCCATATTTTGAGAAGGGGGCTAGTTTATATACGAATTTTTACAATGAAAATGATCATGCCGCTTTATCTAAAGTTATCTCATCTATTAGAGTTCCTTGGATATTAACTTATGATAACGCATTAAAAATAAAAGAAATTTATAAAATAAATAATATGTATGAATTCTATTTAAATTATAGTGCCGCAAAGAAGCGTATCGGTACTGAGTTGTTAATTGTTTGCAATGACATCAATATCCCTGAGAATCTCATAGGTGATAAACTTATCAAGTTATCTTAGTGATTTTTTAATTATAGCTAAATGGTTTTTATTTTATAGACAATGTTAAATAATTAAATGGCAGTGTTATTCAAGTATTTTATGTGGAAAAATAGCTCATTTATTATTTCTATCATTAGTATGGTTTTAAAACCCTTATTGTATAAAAGGGGTCAATATGGTGGTCATTAAATCCATTTGTTTATCTTAAGTAGCTATTAATCAATGTATTAAATTGAGTTGCGAGTCCGGCCTTCGCACCAACAGTATGTAAATAGACCTCAACTGAGATCTTTTTTTATGCCTAAAATCCGCGTCACACAAGGCTTCGCCCGAATTTTATGTCAACGGATGTCAATCTGACTCCACCCACATCAATCTGCTTGTGAGTATAGAACCGAGTATATATGCTGGTTCGATGTTGCTTGTACACTCACAGCAGATTATGGAAGGATAACCATCATGACCCTGACAGATACCAAAGTACGTTCTGCTAAACCCGAGGAAAAAGAGTATTCGCTGGTTGATGGGTATGTTTTTGCTGATCCATCCCAACGGCTCAAAATACTGGCGCTTTCGTTTTCGCTTCGGCGGTAAACAGCACCTGATTGCGTTTGGCGTCTATCCCTAAGTTTCTTGGCTAGTGCAAGACAAAAGCGAGAAGCTGCCAGGAAGTTGGTCGCTGCTGGTATGATTCGAGTGACCCTGTTAGCGCCTATTTTTGATGTTTCCCATCAGGTTTTTTTATTGTCACCGATCGATGTAGCCGATCGAAGCGATTTGCTATGCCGTCATTTCTCCCCGCTATAAAATCGACGCTTTACTCTGAGAATTGTTTACTTCTACTAATCAATTACATGTTAATGTAACGTGTATGCATCTGGAGGACTACGATGCCCTTATTACTCTTTGGAGTGGACTGGCAACTGTGCTGAGGTGCGTAGCATTCAGTCGCGGTCACTCATTCTGGGGTTGGTTCATTTTGGGGATGATCATTAGCCCATAACTGGCTGGTTGCTGTATTACCTGATTTGCAGGGGGAAATAATATACGAACGCTGTTGAGGCTCTGCCGCTTTATGCGTTGGTATATCACGCTGGTGATTTTTATGTCCTACCTGCTTTGTATCATCAATACCGTTGACGGATGGACCGGTTTTTGATTCGAATGAAAAGGATTGATGCAATGAAAAATAAATTACTGATTACCGGACTGCTGACGGCATCGTTAATACCCAGTCTCGTTCAAGCCTTTGGTAACCGGAATGAGTGGGTGAGCGGATGGGGCAGGGGGGGCCGAATATAGTATTTTAGGTAAAGAAAAATCGAGATTATACTTAGCTTGTGATGATTCAGGTTATCGCCCAGAAGTACTCATATTTACTGATATGGATGGTCATTTTGTGAGCACGGATACAAATGAAATCATAGAAGTAAAAATTGATGATGATGACGCGTTTAGTGTTAGCGAAACCTCGAGTCGAGTAGGAGAAAATAATTTTTCCTGGATGTGGGACAAATTACGTACAGGAAAACGCGTTATTGTCTTTGGCAGTGGAGTTAAACCAGCGGCTTTCACCTTAAATGGCGCTAAAAGCGTCTTACCTGAATATAGTAAGACAGGGTGTACGCCAAGTACCTCCTGATTTCGTTCTATTATTATTTTATTACCGAGTTATTATTAATTATTAGGAAACCAACATGTCTGATATCTCCGATCTCAAACTGCGTCTTGATACTAAAACGCTCAACTTTTTTTTATTAACCATGGTTACGTGCGGCGTGTGGCCTATAGTATGGCTTTTCAAAAAACAAAATATAATTAGTGAAGTAACTAAATATCCATTTTCCAATGAGCTATTTGTTCTTTGGATTGCGATATGTTTCGGAATGTCTCGTCAACTGGCTTCAATGGTGTCGCCGGATATTTATGGATACGACCCAACCAGCGATACTCTGCTGGCATTGAGTGGGATTCTGTCATTGGCTTCTGCAGTACTCTATGTTGTTTGGGCTTTTAAAGCACGGACGGCGTTACGACATTATGCATTGATGGAATTCAAATTTGATCTGAAAATGAATGTGTTTTATACCATTGTGTTTAACGTTTATTATATTACATACTGCATCAACGCTATGCCGGACGCTTTGGCAAAACATAAAATCATTTATGGTTCTTCTTCATTTGTGGGAGATCAGCCAAAACAAACACCACCCACGCAGCAATGACAATCTGAATTTTTAACGCTCGCTTATATAAGCGAGCGTTTTCATTTTTGGTAGATAGAAGTATTTTATTCAGCGAAGCCAATATCCTCAGTACCTTTGAACCTCTTCACCAGAGCAAGCAAGAAATATTCGTGTGTGGGGAGATTAACGTATTTAAAGGGCTACTTTGGGATTACACGCTCCCTTCCTTGTTACTTTGTCAGAAAAAGATCTGCCCGTGCTTGCATAGGGTCGGTGTCCATATAGCTATTTAGGCTGATAACCGATTCTAATCCTAGCAATTTTCTAACTATCATCGCACGATGGATCCAGGGGCAAATGGGGGTCCATAATAAACGGTAGCGATCGGCCTCCATCGGTAATTCACCGCGGCCATCACCGAAAGAGGTAGTAAAGCGATTATCGCTGTGCCTTATGACCGTTTTAATCAGATTCGGACGTAGTGTGGCGCTGGATTGAAGGATGTGTGGGAATAATTCCAGGGAAAGGCAGGCCCGCTGACCTGATGGCCTGCGGGCATGTGGTTTATTGCGGTTCCAACATTTTTTGAAGTCCAGTGAGCTGCCCTTGCAATTTCTGCAGTTCCATCTGCTTTTGCATTTCTGATTCGGAAGGGCGGTTTTGTGCTTCTTTCATGCTTTTTTCTAGAGCGGCGATCTCTTTTTGTGCATCTGCGCGTCCCGCACTCTTTTTCTTCAGTTGTGCCACCAGATTATTCATCGAACGCTGCAATTCTTGCTGCGACTTACGTTTAGCGGTAACACTGGCATTGCTTTGCGTCTTCTCTTGTTCGATAGCCGCATATACGGCATTGAACTCTTTATTCAACGCTTGCTCATGTTGCAGTGTTTGCTGTTTCTCTGTAACCCGTTGATCCCAGGTTCCAGAATAGTTGCAGTTAAATTTAGTGACGATATTGACGTCGCCGGTCGTTGGGTCACAGCTCTGCGGATTGGTCACGCATCCAGCGAGCAGGAGTGCGGTGAACACTGGTAATAAAGCGCGCATGGAACCCTCCTTAGCTCACTTTCAGGGCGGTACGTTGGTTATAGAGGCTATCCAGCTCGCTCTGTAATGAACCGATCTTGTCACGCATCTGGGCAATTTCCGTATCTAATTTTTTGGTATTGTCGCCAGATTTTTGCATATCAGCGGAGACATCCTGCCACTGTTTCTCATGTTTTTTCATATCGGTAATCGTATTACGTAAATAGGCGATGTTGGCATCTACCCCTTTGATCTGCTTTTGCATTTCCTCTTTTTTTACCGATTTTGTGGCGATCTCTTTTTCTATTTTGGCCAGCGTTTGCTTATCGCTGGCGATAACTGATTTCGCTACACTCGCTGCGCCCTGAATTCGGGTGTTTTCAGCCTGTATATCTTTAATCGATGCATTGAGTTGTTCTTCCTGAGTGGCGTATTTTTTGCGCTGATTATCCAGATAAGCATTGGTGCCAATACCGATGCCACAGCCAGCCACGGCTGCTGCTGCCATACATACTGTTTTATTTTTAGCATCGGCTACCGCACAAGCGAGTATCCCTATCGCCGCCCCGGCAGCACAAGCCTGTAGCCCTGATTTGTTAAAGAACTCGATGTCTTGGCTCTTCGAAAGACGTGGATCGATGTCACTGCCGCCTAAACGTGATGAATTCTGACAGCCAGCCAGAAGTACTATTAATCCCACAATTGTCGCTGTGCGTAATGCTTTAAAGGTTACCATTACCTACTCTCTCCTGATTATTACTTAGTTATTGTTTTTGCATGCGTTAAGCCACGCATCCCGTGCCACTTTGCCATCCTTCCAGTACCCCTGAAGATTTTTCCAGTAGGTATCCAGATATCCGTTTAGATTGGTTTTGCCGCGTGCCGCCATCAGTTGTTGTACGATGGTGATTTGTGATTCGATAAGCGATTTGTTATAGGTTGAGCCCATATCCACCAGCGTGTCGGCGTAATAGCTAGTGATAAAGTCTAGGGCTTTCTGATGCTGTCCTAACTGTTCCTGGCGACGTGAGCAGTTATCATCTAGCTGATTACCCGCTGCACAGGTTTTCGCATTGAGCTGGTTGAGACGATCAAAGAACTCGCCGTCATCTTTCATCTTTGTGCACAAAAACGCCCCTAGCTGCAGCGACGTTCTTATCGCCTGATCGCGCTGTTCATCGCGTAATTGGCTATTGGCTCGTAGCTCACCGCGCAGTTGTTCCAATTGTTTCTTTAGCGTCTCGTCTTGTACTTTGGCGGAAATTTCATTGAGGTTTTGCAACGAGCCTGTAGCTGGCCCTGCACTCGCCGTATTTTTTTCCGTGCCGAGGGCTTGCCATTCCTTCTCAATTTCTTTGACACGATCGCGGGATGTGAGTGTTGTTGATACCAAAACCAGCCTCATACCCGTAGTTTTACTGCCGTTTTCTCCCTTAGCATTGTAATAGGGTTCTTCACCACGCAGAGAACTGCGAATATCGCTCTGCACTGTCATAATGCTTCCCCCGCGCACGATATAGCCCCCTGCTTTACCATGTAGGCGATCAAGCTTGTTAAGGCGAAACGGTTCGAACATTATCTCGGCAGCGTTACCGAGCATATCGTGTAAGCCGAGTGGGTTGGGCTGTAGCAAGCCTGTTGGATTAAGTTTCCCGTTTGCGGACTGCGCGCCAGCAAACCAGGCATAACTATTCATGCCCTCTGGCATTGGGAAATGTTGGTCGCGGAATTCTGATGATGACACCGATTGTCCGCCCCGGGCGGCAAATTCCCACTCGGTTTCGGTAGGCAAGCGAAGAAAGCCAGGTTGGCCGTCATCTTTAGGCAAACTTGCCAGTTGCTCTTTCCGCAACCAGAGGTTGTAGCGGTTAGCAAAGGCCATCGCATCCATCCAGCCAATATTCACTTTTGGCAGGCGGCCTTTTATATCCGGCGTTGGGCAGTCGCCAGAAAGTGACAGAAACTGTAAATCGCTAAGCTCATACTTAGCCATCAGGTAATAGCGACTCTGTCCTTTTTTCTCAGGGAAGCTGCCTGAGATATGCTCCTGCCGCGCTTGCTCCACATATCCCCATTCATCACCTTCCTGCCCGACCACAATGCCGTAGTCATCTAGCAGGTTATTTTGCGGAATAATCACTTTCCTAAACGCCATCGCGCCATCACAGGGCAGAGGGAGGATGACATCATCTGCCAGCGGTTTTGGGTTCCAGAATTTTTCATCCCAGGTTGCATGTGCGGCGCAGGTATACCCCATTCCAGCTATAAGCAGGCTCAGGACCAATTTATATTTCACGTAGACTCTCCGCAGGTTCGATTTTCAGCGCCCGTAGCGCACCAATGGCGGCAACGCTGAATGCCACCGCCAGTACGCACAGAAGTGCAGTAACAAAATGAATGGGTTCGAGATGGCAAACGAACCGGTGATCGGGAAGGGATGTGCCGAATAGGCGATTAAATAATTCGCTTCCCAATAGATAGATCGCCAACGCGACACTGAATGCCACACCCGTGAGACAAAGCGCCTGGATCACGATAAATAGGGTAACCGCCCGACGACGAAAGCCGAGAAGACGGAGTACGGCCATGTCAGTACGTTTACGGTCGATGTTGGCGATAAAAGCGCCGATCAGTGAGGCAATACAGCCGGAGGCCGAAATCCATGCGATGACCGCAAAAATGAGGCCAAGCACGCGATCAATGGCACGCACAGATTCTATCTGCGCCGCCTGGGTGACGGATTCTATATGCTGTGCCTCCAGCCAACTGGCCAGTGGCGCGACATCATCTAACGTGCTGGCATAAAGTCGTGCTCGGGCAAAGCGCATACGCGGCCGTGACGGTTCCCCCTCGCTGACCCCGAGTAGCGAAACCTGAAAACCATCACGGTAATCTTCCAGTGCGACCAGAAGCGGCAAGGAAATAAATGCGGCGGGACGAGAGAATTTGGCCTCATCAAGTACCCCACTGACGGAGAGCTCAATCGTTGCGCGCTGGTTCTGTCCTTCAAGATTGCGGTTAACCCGCAGATGGAAACTGTCCCCGGTTTGGACATCAAGACGGCGTGCCGCACTGGCGCTTAATACCACCTGCGTGTCTTGCTGTAGCGGAGGAATGCCCTGAAGTAATGGGTCACTTTCTCCGGTGGGGATCACCTCAGCATTCGCGGCAAAATGTTGGCTGTCTCGTACCAAATCCGCCTGTGTATTCAACGATCGGGTGAGAGGGATCGTGAAACCGACTTCCGGGCGCTGTGCTAACTGCTCCAGCCAGGTGAGGTCATAGTTGCCATTACCTGTCATACGCACTTCCCGCGTGCGCGGATCGTCCA contains these protein-coding regions:
- a CDS encoding ash family protein, yielding MMHCYFFLAGNLRYTADAAAKSAAGIGVPNKSLVPEYARHAHCCSGTHRAVPAMVARAGAPQGAPVARLSGNANPVRATTHEVGVSGGSCLRSYSLEAALWLRSFLFSTRNLSFFLRGYIMYDPTPLTLEELVDHCRALAYAIIELDNALAKELLIFILWERLNQLNDALQAEVANDE
- a CDS encoding coiled-coil domain-containing protein; amino-acid sequence: MRALLPVFTALLLAGCVTNPQSCDPTTGDVNIVTKFNCNYSGTWDQRVTEKQQTLQHEQALNKEFNAVYAAIEQEKTQSNASVTAKRKSQQELQRSMNNLVAQLKKKSAGRADAQKEIAALEKSMKEAQNRPSESEMQKQMELQKLQGQLTGLQKMLEPQ
- a CDS encoding ParB N-terminal domain-containing protein yields the protein MSRIDYSSWPRLSLSVSNLRLDKENPRIPSYITIRTTKDILNYLFQNERIERLAHKIVEKGFISHDPIYVVKEGENYVVVEGNRRVSALKCLIDPELVPSPAKRRKIELYKNRLGSDLIEKIDVFVAPSRRAVENVLFELHAEGKLQWSRQQKNKFIASIGIDSGESIQDIAERFNVKVIEIQDSVQEYLLERYFTELELPTDIEDKALMSKFNISTISRLVNSKIFKEKTGFRIEENRLKTDASKSYFNALLRQFVIDIVTKKIDSRKLNTSKQIDAYIESEMEKIPVGIHDGSVDFTPDNSNTKVSSDDVEISKPRRKPKETLIPKGVSYITGSDKLDILIQEAQGMLIDTYKNAAALLLRSIVEISVVRIFEIHGKKDQCLNGNGRVKNLSDNINALVKRDVWFTNKAYLADLTRFISKDSANWNSLDSLNRYAHGEYTLPDRDMLKSVWLIAKPLVTICVEHQSKPKNI
- a CDS encoding helix-turn-helix domain-containing protein — translated: MTAKSKFKSPAFEAIHSAASGLFSVDAVPQETMRNFDKACLNSVDDLQPLEIKALREKLNVSQPVFASYLNTSVSTVQKWESGVKRPSGLSLKLLTVVQKHGLKVLV
- a CDS encoding DUF4234 domain-containing protein; the protein is MSDISDLKLRLDTKTLNFFLLTMVTCGVWPIVWLFKKQNIISEVTKYPFSNELFVLWIAICFGMSRQLASMVSPDIYGYDPTSDTLLALSGILSLASAVLYVVWAFKARTALRHYALMEFKFDLKMNVFYTIVFNVYYITYCINAMPDALAKHKIIYGSSSFVGDQPKQTPPTQQ
- a CDS encoding integrase domain-containing protein, translated to MSKLSREMTTLAKQAGGSYKTVHDRIRIMDKLCRHLLALNIQVRDLKYLKARHIESYVTERLSQRIALRTLHNEMSALRTVFKQGGREKLAVSDRLTNNALGLSGASRAGTKFAIPDERYQAVLLAAQQRDKGLACALQLARLLGLRSQEAVQCASSLKTWEKQLERHQQTLTVVFGTKGGRPRETRIIDREAIQRAVKEALKVAEARNGRLIDKPDLKTAMNFWRTQTTRLGLTGHYSPHSLRYAWAQDAMRYYLSQGFSRSEARALTSMDLGHGDGRGRYVERVYTRKED
- a CDS encoding coiled-coil domain-containing protein, which codes for MVTFKALRTATIVGLIVLLAGCQNSSRLGGSDIDPRLSKSQDIEFFNKSGLQACAAGAAIGILACAVADAKNKTVCMAAAAVAGCGIGIGTNAYLDNQRKKYATQEEQLNASIKDIQAENTRIQGAASVAKSVIASDKQTLAKIEKEIATKSVKKEEMQKQIKGVDANIAYLRNTITDMKKHEKQWQDVSADMQKSGDNTKKLDTEIAQMRDKIGSLQSELDSLYNQRTALKVS
- a CDS encoding DNA adenine methylase, with the translated sequence MPVTYSPLRYPGGKTAIYPMVSNIIQNNSLNKCKYAEPYAGGGGLALALLFGGFAEEIHLNDLDRSIWAIWHSILNDTEAFIDRIENTEITIDEWYKQRNIQNNKNSANVLDLGFSSFFLNRTNRSGIILKAGVIGGLKQEGDYKLNCRFNKDDLIKKIVKIKKHKDSIKIYNEDAVDFIKKIDDRSGNDFFMYIDPPYFEKGASLYTNFYNENDHAALSKVISSIRVPWILTYDNALKIKEIYKINNMYEFYLNYSAAKKRIGTELLIVCNDINIPENLIGDKLIKLS
- a CDS encoding helix-turn-helix transcriptional regulator → MTDNTLIRLSGVMKKTGLRKSWIYLLMKQGEFPQTVKIGARSVAWVESEVNDWIAARISQRGEVKP